One Caretta caretta isolate rCarCar2 chromosome 8, rCarCar1.hap1, whole genome shotgun sequence DNA window includes the following coding sequences:
- the THG1L gene encoding putative tRNA(His) guanylyltransferase isoform X1, which translates to MRLRVREVAAAAAAAAAVGPGTRARLGGGGRRAPMAKSKFEYVRDFEADDTCLPNCWVVTRLDGRNFHRFAEQHGFSKPNDDRALHLMTKCAQTVMQELEDIVMAYGQSDEYSFVFKKKSNWFKRRASKFMTHVVSQFASSYVFYWKDYFKDQPLLYPPGFDGRVVLYPSNQNLKDYLSWRQADCHINNLYNTVFWMLVQRSGLTPVQAQDRLQGTLAGDKNEILFSEFNINYNNEPLIYRKGTVLIWQKVKEVTTKRIKLPKETEEKEVEVTRTRSKAVPLHCDIIGDQFWEDYPEILADS; encoded by the exons ATGCGGCTGCGTGTCCGGGaagttgctgctgctgccgccgccgccgccgccgttGGGCCTGGGACGAGGGCGCGGCTGGGCGGCGGCGGCCGCCGGGCCCCCATGGCGAAGAGCAAGTTCGAGTACGTGCGGGACTTCGAGGCGGACGACACGTGCCTGCCCAACTGCTGGGTGGTCACCCGGCTGGACGGCCGCAACTTCCACCG CTTTGCTGAGCAGCATGGCTTCAGTAAGCCTAATGATGACCGTGCCCTCCATCTGATGACTAAGTGTGCCCAGACTGTGATGCAAGAGCTGGAGGATATTGTCATGGCTTATGGACAGAGTGATGAAtacagctttgtttttaaaaagaaaagtaactgGTTTAAAAGAAGAGCAAG TAAGTTCATGACTCACGTCGTCTCCCAGTTTGCCTCCAGTTATGTTTTCTACTGGAAGGATTATTTTAAGGACCAGCCACTCCTGTATCCACCCGGATTTGATGGACGAGTTGTCTTGTATCCCAGTAACCAGAATTTAAAGGACTATCTCAGCTGGAGACAAGCAGATT GCCACATTAATAACCTCTATAATACAGTGTTTTGGATGCTTGTGCAGCGAAGTGGCTTGACACCAGTCCAAGCACAAGACAGATTACAG GGAACTTTGGCTGGAGACAAGAATGAGATTTTATTTTCTGAATTCAACATTAACTACAACAATGAGCCTTTGATATATAGGAAAGGAACTGTACTAATATGGCAGAAG GTTAAAGAAGTCACTACAAAAAGAATAAAACTGCCAAAGGAAACGGAAGAGAAGGAAGTTGAAGTGACACGGACCAGGAGTAAAGCTGTCCCACTGCACTGTGACATCATTGGGGACCAGTTCTGGGAGGACTATCCAGAAATCCTAGCTGATAGCTGA
- the THG1L gene encoding putative tRNA(His) guanylyltransferase isoform X2 — translation MRLRVREVAAAAAAAAAVGPGTRARLGGGGRRAPMAKSKFEYVRDFEADDTCLPNCWVVTRLDGRNFHRKFMTHVVSQFASSYVFYWKDYFKDQPLLYPPGFDGRVVLYPSNQNLKDYLSWRQADCHINNLYNTVFWMLVQRSGLTPVQAQDRLQGTLAGDKNEILFSEFNINYNNEPLIYRKGTVLIWQKVKEVTTKRIKLPKETEEKEVEVTRTRSKAVPLHCDIIGDQFWEDYPEILADS, via the exons ATGCGGCTGCGTGTCCGGGaagttgctgctgctgccgccgccgccgccgccgttGGGCCTGGGACGAGGGCGCGGCTGGGCGGCGGCGGCCGCCGGGCCCCCATGGCGAAGAGCAAGTTCGAGTACGTGCGGGACTTCGAGGCGGACGACACGTGCCTGCCCAACTGCTGGGTGGTCACCCGGCTGGACGGCCGCAACTTCCACCG TAAGTTCATGACTCACGTCGTCTCCCAGTTTGCCTCCAGTTATGTTTTCTACTGGAAGGATTATTTTAAGGACCAGCCACTCCTGTATCCACCCGGATTTGATGGACGAGTTGTCTTGTATCCCAGTAACCAGAATTTAAAGGACTATCTCAGCTGGAGACAAGCAGATT GCCACATTAATAACCTCTATAATACAGTGTTTTGGATGCTTGTGCAGCGAAGTGGCTTGACACCAGTCCAAGCACAAGACAGATTACAG GGAACTTTGGCTGGAGACAAGAATGAGATTTTATTTTCTGAATTCAACATTAACTACAACAATGAGCCTTTGATATATAGGAAAGGAACTGTACTAATATGGCAGAAG GTTAAAGAAGTCACTACAAAAAGAATAAAACTGCCAAAGGAAACGGAAGAGAAGGAAGTTGAAGTGACACGGACCAGGAGTAAAGCTGTCCCACTGCACTGTGACATCATTGGGGACCAGTTCTGGGAGGACTATCCAGAAATCCTAGCTGATAGCTGA
- the THG1L gene encoding putative tRNA(His) guanylyltransferase isoform X3, with protein sequence MTHVVSQFASSYVFYWKDYFKDQPLLYPPGFDGRVVLYPSNQNLKDYLSWRQADCHINNLYNTVFWMLVQRSGLTPVQAQDRLQGTLAGDKNEILFSEFNINYNNEPLIYRKGTVLIWQKVKEVTTKRIKLPKETEEKEVEVTRTRSKAVPLHCDIIGDQFWEDYPEILADS encoded by the exons ATGACTCACGTCGTCTCCCAGTTTGCCTCCAGTTATGTTTTCTACTGGAAGGATTATTTTAAGGACCAGCCACTCCTGTATCCACCCGGATTTGATGGACGAGTTGTCTTGTATCCCAGTAACCAGAATTTAAAGGACTATCTCAGCTGGAGACAAGCAGATT GCCACATTAATAACCTCTATAATACAGTGTTTTGGATGCTTGTGCAGCGAAGTGGCTTGACACCAGTCCAAGCACAAGACAGATTACAG GGAACTTTGGCTGGAGACAAGAATGAGATTTTATTTTCTGAATTCAACATTAACTACAACAATGAGCCTTTGATATATAGGAAAGGAACTGTACTAATATGGCAGAAG GTTAAAGAAGTCACTACAAAAAGAATAAAACTGCCAAAGGAAACGGAAGAGAAGGAAGTTGAAGTGACACGGACCAGGAGTAAAGCTGTCCCACTGCACTGTGACATCATTGGGGACCAGTTCTGGGAGGACTATCCAGAAATCCTAGCTGATAGCTGA